Proteins from a single region of Streptomyces glaucescens:
- the fxsT gene encoding FxSxx-COOH system tetratricopeptide repeat protein: MSDPAEPSPAGVSWDELRDAVYLAACQDAAAPYRDWAPRRPGAGPARARPGGGRTEAPPRPPRDRRREDTAPGGDATGGPARDAPGDSREEPPAPPPVTADDSAHGDEPDRGPASEVAEGPGAVDRTTSGAGTPVFRTSPGADAAAGASSPPARGGLALARALRPLRLRRPEPGAQELDEEATADRIAADDLWLPVCRQPDERRLSLTLLVDTHPSMELWADTVRALRGLLEQTAAFQRITVAPLDVATAGSLVRRQRRRAPTAGAGRDDLLLVVTDGFAQSWRNGNAAAFLSASAGTRPTAVLSLMPQEVWEFTLPSAVRARLDAPHPAVPNRRLSVLSTDSPGITLDPLPPRHPDEAVPVPVLELTPGSLGRWARLVAAQGRQHETAVLLTGPRGDLGASRQHPPLPESPPARGRDAVRQFLARASPNAVALARRLAAAPLNLPVMRLIQKSLPGAEAWNLAEIALFGLLRRTDRRIDAEDDRLVSYDFEEGVREELLGLGTRAETLTVLRQVAAHLGPRLAAGTAGGERLVEWRLNAPDPPVTAATLPFVRPLQSALAALSGPYSARAGRLRRLLHEADSSPPPDEVTEGEVSPTVGDRPHSQPPAPPGQETDPSLEAPGGSVSTASQPVPTVARTDVPPRLWGNVPQRNRNFTGREELLEQLNRRLTEGTTAVLPEALHGMGGVGKSQIAIEHVYRHSRDYRLIWWIPAEQTNLIVQSLIELGEQMNLRAGADRSAVPAVLEALRVGEPYSNWLLVFDNAENPQEVRQFFPNDGPGRVLVTSRNAQWSSLANSLEVDVFAREESVALIKRRSPDIAEDAADRLADSLGDLPLAVEQAAVWLAETGMPVHQYLDLFETKYAELLRVDPPADYDLPVAAAWNLSLDRLREDHPAALQLLQVCAFFAPEPIDWDFFSAVRGVTAPAALREALDDPIKLARAVREIGRYALARIDHRKSTIQVHRLVQRVLIEQMNSRERAEMRHCAHEILAHADPRNPQRSTMWPRYSALLPHVRASGMVECQEGWVRELVLNEARFLLARSDYEPALEAAEDAAARWRALLGDDHEHVLSIDQVRAETLRWLGRYTEAYEVQSELVDRYRRVLGERHEATQRALSVLAIVLRARGDFYRARELDQQAYETTLREQGPDDPSTLQAAHNYAVSLRLAGDVTQARQLDEDTYQRRVEVIGDDHLLTLSTLHQLYIDLQELGRFREALEGQEALRERAVQMLGEEHSLTVWITRELSVTRRKTGDHTGAFELSGRVLDLLRRKQGEKSLDTVRAALNHATDLRQTGDLAGAAALGRQTMTYVREILGPEHPHTYATVTNLAVTSRLLGHIEESRALDEESVTGLSRVLSERHPRTLLARTNLASDHFALGEVSQAHDIDAEVLRQSVEARGEEHPSTLAVRLNLSYDLKGLGRTLEAKEHYERALASFRRVLGPDHQATKDAANGIRANCDIDALSI, encoded by the coding sequence ATGAGCGACCCCGCGGAACCGTCGCCTGCCGGGGTCTCCTGGGACGAGCTGAGGGACGCCGTCTACCTGGCGGCCTGCCAGGACGCCGCGGCCCCCTACCGGGACTGGGCCCCCCGGCGCCCGGGCGCGGGTCCGGCCCGGGCCCGCCCCGGCGGCGGCCGGACCGAGGCACCCCCGAGGCCGCCGCGGGACCGGCGCCGAGAGGACACCGCGCCCGGCGGCGACGCCACCGGCGGCCCGGCCCGGGACGCGCCCGGCGACTCGCGGGAGGAGCCACCCGCCCCGCCGCCGGTGACCGCGGACGATTCCGCGCACGGCGACGAGCCGGACCGCGGGCCGGCCTCCGAGGTGGCCGAGGGCCCCGGAGCGGTGGACCGCACGACGTCCGGCGCCGGCACGCCGGTGTTCAGGACGTCCCCCGGGGCCGACGCGGCGGCCGGGGCCTCCTCACCACCGGCCCGCGGGGGACTGGCCCTCGCCCGCGCGTTACGGCCGCTGCGCCTGCGCCGGCCGGAACCGGGCGCGCAGGAGCTCGACGAGGAGGCCACGGCCGACCGGATCGCCGCCGACGACCTGTGGCTCCCGGTCTGCCGCCAGCCGGACGAGCGGCGGCTCAGCCTCACCCTGCTGGTCGACACCCACCCCTCGATGGAGCTGTGGGCCGACACGGTCCGCGCCCTGCGGGGCCTGCTGGAGCAGACGGCGGCGTTCCAGCGCATCACGGTCGCCCCCCTCGACGTCGCCACCGCCGGTTCCCTGGTGCGCCGGCAGCGGCGCCGGGCCCCCACGGCGGGCGCCGGACGGGACGACCTGCTGCTGGTGGTCACCGACGGGTTCGCGCAGTCCTGGCGCAACGGCAACGCGGCCGCGTTCCTGAGCGCGAGCGCCGGGACCCGCCCCACCGCCGTGCTCAGCCTCATGCCGCAGGAGGTCTGGGAGTTCACCCTGCCCAGCGCGGTCCGGGCGCGACTGGACGCCCCGCACCCCGCCGTGCCGAACCGGCGGCTGAGCGTGCTGAGCACCGACAGCCCCGGCATCACCCTGGACCCCCTGCCGCCGAGACATCCGGACGAGGCCGTGCCGGTGCCGGTGCTGGAACTGACGCCGGGCTCCCTCGGACGCTGGGCGCGTCTGGTGGCGGCGCAGGGCAGGCAGCACGAGACGGCCGTCCTGCTCACCGGGCCGCGCGGCGACCTCGGTGCGTCCCGGCAGCACCCGCCCCTGCCGGAGAGCCCGCCCGCGCGGGGCCGGGACGCGGTCCGGCAGTTCCTGGCCCGGGCGTCACCGAACGCCGTGGCGCTGGCCCGCCGCCTCGCGGCCGCGCCGCTCAACCTGCCGGTGATGCGGCTGATCCAGAAGTCGCTGCCCGGCGCCGAGGCGTGGAACCTCGCCGAGATCGCCCTGTTCGGGCTGTTGCGCCGCACCGACCGGCGGATCGACGCGGAGGACGACCGGCTGGTCTCCTACGACTTCGAGGAGGGGGTCAGGGAGGAGCTGCTGGGTCTCGGCACCCGGGCCGAGACCCTGACCGTGCTGCGCCAGGTCGCCGCGCATCTGGGCCCCCGGCTGGCCGCCGGGACGGCGGGCGGGGAGCGCCTGGTCGAGTGGCGTCTGAACGCCCCGGATCCCCCGGTCACCGCCGCCACCCTGCCCTTCGTGCGCCCCCTCCAGTCGGCCCTGGCCGCGCTGTCCGGCCCCTACTCGGCACGGGCCGGACGGCTGCGCAGGCTCCTGCACGAAGCGGACTCCTCACCCCCGCCCGACGAAGTGACAGAGGGTGAGGTGTCCCCTACGGTTGGTGACCGTCCGCACTCGCAGCCTCCTGCCCCGCCCGGACAGGAGACAGACCCGTCGCTGGAAGCCCCAGGAGGTTCCGTGTCCACCGCGTCGCAGCCCGTCCCGACCGTCGCTCGTACGGATGTGCCGCCGCGCCTGTGGGGCAACGTGCCGCAGCGGAACCGGAACTTCACCGGTCGCGAGGAACTCCTCGAACAGCTCAACCGGAGACTGACCGAGGGGACGACCGCGGTCCTCCCCGAAGCCCTGCACGGCATGGGCGGGGTCGGGAAGTCCCAGATCGCTATCGAACACGTGTACAGGCACAGTCGCGACTACCGGCTGATCTGGTGGATTCCAGCCGAACAGACCAACCTGATCGTGCAGTCCCTGATCGAACTCGGGGAACAGATGAACCTGCGGGCGGGCGCCGACCGAAGCGCCGTGCCCGCCGTCCTGGAGGCCTTGAGGGTCGGCGAACCCTACTCGAATTGGCTCCTGGTCTTCGACAACGCGGAGAACCCTCAGGAGGTGAGGCAGTTCTTCCCCAACGACGGGCCGGGGCGAGTGCTGGTCACCTCCCGTAACGCTCAGTGGTCGAGCCTGGCCAATTCCCTAGAGGTCGATGTGTTTGCACGTGAGGAAAGCGTCGCGCTCATCAAACGACGCAGTCCGGACATTGCCGAGGACGCGGCCGACCGGCTCGCGGACTCCCTCGGAGATCTGCCGCTGGCCGTCGAGCAGGCCGCGGTGTGGCTCGCGGAGACCGGCATGCCGGTCCACCAGTACCTCGATCTCTTCGAGACGAAGTACGCCGAACTGCTGCGGGTGGACCCGCCCGCCGACTACGACCTGCCGGTGGCCGCCGCCTGGAACCTCTCGCTGGACCGGCTGCGCGAGGACCACCCCGCGGCCCTCCAGCTCCTCCAGGTCTGCGCGTTCTTCGCCCCCGAGCCGATCGACTGGGACTTCTTCTCCGCCGTCCGCGGCGTCACCGCCCCGGCCGCCCTGCGCGAGGCGCTGGACGATCCCATCAAACTGGCGCGCGCGGTCCGCGAGATCGGCCGCTATGCCCTGGCCCGCATCGACCACCGCAAGTCGACCATCCAGGTGCACCGCCTGGTGCAGCGCGTGCTCATCGAGCAGATGAACAGCCGCGAACGCGCCGAGATGCGGCACTGCGCGCACGAGATCCTGGCCCACGCGGACCCCCGCAACCCGCAGCGCTCCACCATGTGGCCGCGCTACTCGGCCCTGCTGCCGCACGTACGCGCCTCCGGCATGGTCGAGTGCCAGGAGGGCTGGGTCCGCGAACTCGTCCTCAACGAGGCGCGGTTCCTGCTCGCCCGCAGCGACTACGAACCCGCGCTCGAGGCCGCCGAGGACGCCGCGGCGCGCTGGCGCGCCCTCCTCGGCGACGACCACGAGCACGTGCTCTCCATCGACCAGGTGCGCGCCGAGACCCTGCGCTGGCTCGGGCGCTACACCGAGGCGTACGAGGTCCAGTCCGAGCTCGTCGACCGCTACCGGCGGGTCCTCGGCGAACGGCACGAGGCCACCCAGCGCGCCCTCAGCGTCCTGGCGATCGTGCTCCGCGCCCGCGGCGACTTCTACCGCGCCCGGGAACTGGACCAGCAGGCGTACGAGACGACGCTGCGGGAGCAGGGGCCCGACGACCCCAGCACCCTCCAGGCGGCGCACAACTACGCGGTCAGCCTGAGGCTGGCGGGGGACGTCACCCAGGCCCGGCAACTGGACGAGGACACCTACCAGCGCCGGGTCGAGGTCATCGGCGACGACCACCTGCTCACCCTGAGCACCCTGCACCAGCTCTACATCGATCTCCAGGAGCTGGGCCGCTTCCGGGAGGCGCTGGAAGGCCAGGAGGCGCTGCGGGAGCGCGCGGTGCAGATGCTGGGCGAGGAGCACTCGCTGACCGTCTGGATCACCCGGGAACTCTCCGTCACCCGGCGCAAGACCGGTGACCACACCGGCGCGTTCGAGCTGTCCGGCAGGGTGCTGGACCTGCTGCGGCGCAAGCAGGGCGAGAAGTCGCTCGACACCGTCCGGGCGGCGCTGAACCACGCGACCGACCTGCGGCAGACCGGCGACCTGGCCGGGGCCGCCGCGCTCGGCCGGCAGACCATGACGTACGTCCGGGAGATCCTCGGCCCCGAGCACCCGCACACCTACGCGACCGTCACCAACCTCGCCGTGACGTCGAGGCTGCTCGGGCACATCGAGGAGTCGCGCGCGCTCGACGAGGAGTCGGTGACCGGACTCAGCCGGGTGCTGAGCGAACGCCATCCGCGCACCCTGCTCGCCCGGACCAACCTGGCCAGCGACCACTTCGCCCTGGGCGAGGTGAGCCAGGCCCATGACATCGACGCCGAGGTGCTGCGGCAGAGCGTCGAGGCCCGCGGCGAGGAACACCCCTCGACGCTCGCGGTCCGGCTGAACCTGTCGTACGACCTCAAGGGGCTGGGGCGGACGCTGGAGGCGAAGGAGCACTACGAGCGGGCGCTCGCCTCATTCCGCCGGGTGCTCGGGCCCGACCACCAGGCCACCAAGGACGCCGCCAACGGCATCCGGGCCAACTGCGACATCGACGCGCTGAGCATCTGA